The nucleotide sequence AAGGGGGATACTTTTTTGGTTAGCTTATTTTAAAGGCATAAGCAGCAAAGTAACTAACTGCTCAGGTTTAGTTGAATTAGGGTCATTCATATATTGTTCGTAGCAAGGGCCTTCAGCATGTTCCATGCCGCTTGCCGGCAACCATTTCATATAGAACTCCACCCATGAATCATGAAGGGTGTCGTAAGGTCCGAGGTGTGTGGTTACGGCGAACTTGCCACCCGGCACATCTTTAAACTTTACCACTCCTGCATTGTCCGACTCATTGTCTACGGTAATGCATGCTTCGGAGCGCAGTTCTGCCGCAGGAACTTCTTCTGGGTTATCGTGGTATATTCCGAAAAATCTTGTGCGTTCATTGTAAATACCGTTCGGTCCGGCCCACCCGCAAAGTTTGCCCCAAGCTTGATCAACTTCAGTGTAGGGGCCGACATGTTCAACATAAGCAAGCTTCATAGGGTCAAGGGT is from Maridesulfovibrio ferrireducens and encodes:
- a CDS encoding GyrI-like domain-containing protein, encoding MDVKIWTLDPMKLAYVEHVGPYTEVDQAWGKLCGWAGPNGIYNERTRFFGIYHDNPEEVPAAELRSEACITVDNESDNAGVVKFKDVPGGKFAVTTHLGPYDTLHDSWVEFYMKWLPASGMEHAEGPCYEQYMNDPNSTKPEQLVTLLLMPLK